The following proteins are co-located in the Vespa velutina chromosome 20, iVesVel2.1, whole genome shotgun sequence genome:
- the LOC124956179 gene encoding uncharacterized protein LOC124956179: MKKLETINLPPTNSTEIYLNYINGLCNISDNWYTNTNLVEKLIPCNTHLVETIRKNRKRISVEVKLKKLKQNKLIAMQNRKGIMVLKWKDRRDILIISTKHLAETVTVCKNNYTREKLTVVLDSNIGKCAVDLTDQMIGYSTPHRKTVMRIELSMHLT; encoded by the exons ATGAAAAAGTtagaaacaataaatttacCGCCAACCAATTcaacagaaatatatttaaattatattaatggtCTGTGCAATATATCTG ACAATTGGTATACCAATACCAATTtagttgaaaaattaattccttGTAACACTCATCTGGTAGAAACTATAAGAAAAAACCGAAAAAGAATATCCGTAGAAGttaaactaaaaaaattaaaacaaaacaagttGATTGCAATGCAAAATAGGAAAGGGATTATGGTTCTTAAATGGAAAGACAGacgagatattttaataatttccacAAAACATTTGGCGGAAACAGTAACTGTatgcaaaaataattacaCACGTGAAAAACTAACAGTAGTTTTGGATTCCAATATAGGAAAATGTGCTGTAGATTTGACCGATCAGATGATAGGATATTCTACACCACACAGAAAAACCGTCATGCG AATAGAACTGTCAATGCATCTCACATAG